The following are from one region of the Sulfurimicrobium lacus genome:
- a CDS encoding TonB-dependent receptor, with amino-acid sequence MNSRILRVLVAGVCAGMSGSVIAATAVPADDAVLQEMVVSGAKSAVDRNVPAVTEGITAKEMAETVNVVNVEDAVKYLPSLQIRKRYIGDRNSIVASRSSGTLVSARSLVYADGLLLSNLLGNSYNFPPRWSLVSPEEVERIDVIYGPFAAAYPGNSMGATILMSTRMPDKFEAHAKAQAFQENFKLYGTDESYDGYQVNALLGNRHDDLAWFASFNHLDSKGHPMSFATKPISTTAASGGDTVVTGAYRDTDPNGAGRQVLGATSIDHAVQDDLKVKLAYDISPTVRASYILGYWKSDSDVSVQSYLRNAAGNPVYSGNVNIDGFRYALNASVFQPSKRIEEHWMHGLTLKTNSRDEWNFEAAASYYNFGTDEQRSPTTALPTAQNGGAGQITLNDGTGWRNLDLRANWQPGLEKGSHEVSFGYHYDRYLLDSRVFNTANWLSGGAGSRVSAFAGNTETQAVYVQDAWRLAPRWKLTLGGRQERWNAFGGSISNSTTTLGYAERTESFFSPKASLSLQATSDWLLRASLGKAYRMPTVSELFQGSISSGAIVNNDPNLKPEKAISSELTAERDLGNGLLRMTLFQDDAYDALYSQTDITVFPTVTNIQNIDKIRTRGIELAFQGKDVGLRGLDLSGSVTYADSEILKNDRNPGTVGKTQPRVPDWRATAAATWHQGDSLSYTLAARYSGRQFNTLDNSDINPNTYGGTSSFFVVDARVNYKLAKQYTASLGVDNLNNYKHYLAHPMPQRTFHAEVKFDY; translated from the coding sequence ATGAATAGCCGAATTTTGCGGGTTTTGGTGGCCGGAGTGTGCGCGGGGATGTCCGGGTCTGTCATTGCTGCGACCGCCGTCCCGGCAGACGATGCCGTGCTGCAGGAAATGGTGGTTAGCGGCGCGAAATCCGCCGTCGACCGGAATGTTCCGGCGGTGACGGAGGGGATTACGGCGAAGGAGATGGCCGAGACGGTGAATGTCGTCAACGTCGAGGACGCGGTGAAGTACCTGCCCAGCCTGCAAATTCGCAAGCGCTACATCGGCGATCGCAACAGTATCGTGGCTTCGCGCTCTTCCGGCACCCTGGTTAGCGCCCGCTCACTGGTCTATGCAGACGGACTGCTGCTGTCCAACCTGCTTGGCAACAGCTACAATTTCCCGCCGCGCTGGAGCCTGGTGTCGCCGGAGGAAGTCGAGCGCATCGACGTGATTTACGGGCCCTTTGCCGCCGCCTATCCCGGGAACTCGATGGGAGCCACAATTCTGATGTCGACGCGCATGCCGGATAAATTCGAGGCGCACGCCAAGGCCCAGGCCTTTCAGGAAAACTTCAAGCTTTATGGCACCGACGAAAGTTACGACGGATACCAGGTCAACGCCTTGCTGGGGAATCGTCATGACGACCTGGCGTGGTTCGCCAGTTTCAACCATCTGGACAGCAAAGGCCATCCGATGAGCTTTGCCACAAAACCCATTTCCACTACAGCGGCTAGCGGTGGCGACACGGTGGTGACTGGCGCATATCGGGACACCGACCCCAATGGCGCCGGCCGCCAGGTACTGGGGGCGACCAGCATCGACCACGCCGTACAGGACGACCTCAAGGTCAAGCTGGCCTACGATATTTCGCCGACCGTGCGCGCCTCCTACATTCTGGGTTACTGGAAAAGCGATTCGGATGTTTCGGTGCAAAGCTATTTACGCAATGCAGCCGGCAACCCGGTTTACAGCGGCAACGTCAATATAGACGGCTTCCGATACGCCCTCAATGCCAGCGTTTTCCAGCCGAGCAAGCGGATCGAGGAACACTGGATGCATGGCCTTACGCTCAAAACCAACAGCAGGGATGAGTGGAACTTCGAGGCCGCCGCAAGCTACTACAATTTCGGCACGGATGAACAGCGCTCGCCAACGACGGCGCTTCCCACCGCCCAAAACGGCGGCGCGGGCCAGATCACCCTCAACGACGGCACCGGCTGGCGCAACCTCGATCTCCGGGCGAACTGGCAGCCTGGCCTGGAGAAGGGAAGCCACGAGGTGAGCTTTGGCTACCATTACGACCGCTACCTTCTGGACAGCCGGGTTTTTAACACTGCAAACTGGTTGTCCGGCGGTGCCGGCAGCCGTGTTTCGGCTTTTGCCGGAAACACGGAAACGCAGGCGGTGTATGTCCAGGATGCGTGGCGCCTTGCGCCCCGCTGGAAGCTGACGCTGGGGGGCCGACAGGAGCGCTGGAACGCCTTTGGCGGGTCAATCTCGAACAGCACGACCACCCTGGGGTATGCCGAGCGGACGGAAAGCTTCTTCTCGCCCAAGGCCTCGCTTTCCCTGCAGGCCACCTCCGACTGGCTGTTGCGCGCGTCGTTGGGCAAGGCCTACCGCATGCCTACGGTGAGCGAGCTGTTCCAGGGCAGCATCAGTTCCGGAGCCATCGTCAACAACGATCCCAATCTCAAGCCGGAAAAAGCCATTTCCAGCGAACTGACCGCCGAACGGGACCTGGGAAACGGCTTGCTGCGCATGACCCTGTTCCAGGACGACGCGTATGACGCGCTTTACAGCCAGACCGACATCACGGTTTTCCCCACCGTGACCAACATCCAGAACATCGACAAGATCCGCACGCGCGGCATCGAACTGGCTTTTCAGGGCAAGGATGTCGGCCTGCGCGGGCTGGACTTGTCCGGCAGCGTCACTTATGCCGACTCGGAGATTCTCAAGAACGACAGGAATCCCGGCACCGTCGGCAAGACGCAACCGCGCGTGCCCGACTGGCGCGCCACTGCCGCAGCCACCTGGCACCAGGGAGACAGCCTGAGCTACACCCTGGCGGCACGCTACAGCGGGCGACAGTTCAACACGCTGGACAATTCCGATATCAACCCGAATACCTATGGCGGAACCAGCAGCTTCTTCGTGGTCGACGCACGGGTAAACTACAAGCTGGCAAAACAATACACGGCCTCGTTGGGAGTGGATAATCTGAACAACTATAAGCACTATCTCGCACACCCCATGCCGCAGCGTACTTTCCATGCCGAGGTTAAATTTGATTATTGA
- a CDS encoding sulfite exporter TauE/SafE family protein gives MLDVLMPNSVPLELPPPIGFFAAWGLGLTMGLTACTVTCLPFMGTWVLGRGGNGRGALRDTGLFLLGRITAYSLLGALAGALGGWLAHALGSGVGHVAIGLASIAAGAWLLLPERRQACGAMRRAAAMPPLLLGFSLSLTPCAPLAALLAACSVSGGGIEGMGYGLSFGLGAALTPLLLLLPLLGLFGDKLRENRPWLVKWARYGAAAVLIAVGLRKLMMV, from the coding sequence ATGCTTGACGTGCTCATGCCCAACTCCGTCCCGCTGGAACTGCCACCGCCCATCGGCTTTTTCGCCGCCTGGGGCCTGGGCCTGACCATGGGCCTGACCGCCTGTACCGTAACCTGCCTGCCTTTCATGGGAACCTGGGTGCTGGGGCGAGGCGGCAATGGGCGCGGCGCTTTGCGCGACACCGGGCTGTTCCTGCTCGGGCGCATCACCGCCTACAGCCTGCTCGGCGCACTGGCCGGGGCGCTAGGCGGCTGGCTGGCGCACGCACTCGGTAGCGGCGTCGGCCATGTCGCCATCGGCTTGGCGAGCATCGCCGCCGGAGCCTGGTTGCTGCTGCCCGAACGCCGGCAAGCCTGCGGCGCGATGCGCCGCGCCGCCGCCATGCCGCCCCTGCTGCTAGGCTTTTCCCTCAGCCTGACGCCATGCGCCCCGCTGGCAGCGCTGCTTGCCGCCTGCTCGGTTTCCGGCGGCGGTATCGAAGGCATGGGCTACGGCCTGTCATTCGGACTGGGCGCCGCGCTGACGCCGCTGCTCCTGCTCCTGCCGCTGCTCGGCCTGTTCGGCGACAAGTTGCGGGAGAACCGCCCCTGGCTGGTGAAATGGGCGCGCTACGGCGCTGCGGCGGTGCTGATCGCAGTGGGTTTGCGCAAGCTGATGATGGTGTAA
- a CDS encoding acyl-CoA dehydratase activase, with the protein MNHFIGIDIGSTAIKLALVNEHSQLVGVHVTDSGSLFHKNAREALRVLLEKHGLQREQVKYVIATGYGRKLFKEADDSISEITANAIGAHEAGKAFGGVRTIINIGGQDSKAIQIDASGNVSNFAMNDKCAAGTGRFLDVAARNLDIDLEELGDYHFNGKGAPLSINSTCTVFAESEIIGLLANGHGKEEIVAGIHYSIAKRTVRLAKRVGIEDRIYFDGGPALNKGLVAAIQDELGRELVVPEHPQTTTAFGAAILARSEFLSENRED; encoded by the coding sequence ATGAACCATTTCATCGGAATCGACATCGGCTCCACGGCCATCAAGCTTGCCTTGGTCAACGAGCACAGCCAACTCGTCGGCGTGCACGTCACCGACTCCGGCAGCCTGTTTCACAAGAACGCCAGGGAGGCCCTGCGCGTGCTGCTGGAAAAACACGGCTTACAGCGCGAGCAAGTCAAATATGTCATCGCCACCGGCTACGGGCGCAAGCTGTTCAAGGAAGCGGACGACTCGATCAGCGAAATCACTGCCAACGCCATCGGCGCCCACGAGGCGGGGAAGGCCTTCGGCGGAGTGCGCACCATCATCAACATCGGTGGCCAGGACTCCAAGGCAATCCAGATCGACGCCTCGGGCAACGTGTCAAACTTCGCCATGAACGACAAATGCGCCGCCGGCACCGGGCGCTTCCTCGACGTTGCTGCACGCAACCTGGACATCGACCTGGAGGAACTGGGGGATTACCACTTCAACGGCAAAGGCGCGCCGCTGTCCATCAACAGCACTTGCACCGTGTTCGCCGAATCCGAGATCATCGGCCTCCTGGCCAACGGCCACGGCAAGGAAGAGATCGTGGCCGGCATCCATTACTCCATCGCCAAGCGCACCGTGCGCCTGGCCAAGCGGGTAGGCATCGAGGACCGCATCTATTTCGACGGCGGTCCGGCTCTGAACAAGGGCCTGGTGGCCGCGATCCAGGATGAACTGGGACGCGAACTGGTGGTGCCGGAGCACCCCCAGACCACCACCGCCTTCGGCGCGGCCATCCTGGCGCGCAGCGAATTCCTGTCCGAGAATCGAGAGGATTGA
- a CDS encoding double-cubane-cluster-containing anaerobic reductase: MNNPNTKIADLPYNRTRQAREAETMLDHLTDDFDDNPAAMAYFYDLFRRAYCHGESLERQGVRVGTTCIHAPEELIYAMGATPVRLCNGSYHYDQVGADFMPAKSCAMVKASLGMLSSETAIPKVGKLDLIVNPTTCDQKKKASGMMAGMGHTVYDLELPPAKESEQSREYWRRSVRDFALRLRQLTGKKLSRKNLMAAMARTGRAQAAFRTLHNFRRQTPSLVLGKDVFLVTNAYFFDDIERWTEAVEKLNAELAQREKDGFCAAQKKAPRILFTGSPPIFPNLKLPLLIEEAGGVVVADETCSANRMLYDMTAVDEWLVNDMVDSLADKYLKPCTCPIFTNNDDRRRRLVELARSFAVDGVVYQAFAGCQVYEMEQRSVAETLRKEGIPMLYVETDYSPDDMGQLSTRIEAFLESIKTRKRQRA, translated from the coding sequence TTGAACAACCCAAACACTAAAATCGCAGACCTGCCCTACAACCGCACCCGCCAGGCGCGCGAAGCGGAAACCATGCTCGACCACCTGACCGACGATTTCGACGACAACCCGGCGGCCATGGCCTATTTCTACGACCTGTTCCGGCGCGCCTACTGCCATGGCGAATCGCTGGAGCGGCAGGGCGTGCGGGTGGGAACGACCTGCATCCATGCGCCGGAGGAACTGATCTACGCCATGGGAGCAACACCGGTGCGCCTGTGCAACGGTTCCTACCACTACGACCAGGTCGGCGCCGATTTCATGCCGGCCAAATCCTGCGCCATGGTCAAGGCCAGCCTGGGCATGCTCAGCTCGGAGACGGCGATCCCCAAGGTGGGCAAGCTGGACCTGATCGTCAATCCCACCACCTGTGACCAGAAAAAGAAGGCCAGCGGAATGATGGCGGGCATGGGGCACACCGTCTACGATCTGGAGCTGCCCCCTGCCAAGGAAAGCGAGCAGTCCAGGGAGTATTGGCGGCGCTCGGTGCGGGATTTCGCCCTGCGCCTGCGGCAGCTCACCGGGAAGAAACTCAGCCGCAAGAACCTGATGGCGGCCATGGCAAGAACTGGCCGTGCGCAGGCGGCCTTTCGCACCCTGCACAACTTCCGCCGCCAGACGCCCTCGCTGGTGCTGGGCAAGGACGTGTTTCTGGTCACCAACGCCTACTTCTTCGACGACATCGAGCGCTGGACCGAAGCGGTGGAAAAACTCAACGCCGAACTGGCACAGCGCGAAAAGGACGGCTTTTGCGCCGCCCAGAAGAAAGCGCCGCGCATCCTCTTCACCGGGTCGCCGCCAATTTTTCCCAACCTCAAGCTGCCCCTGCTGATCGAGGAGGCCGGCGGCGTGGTGGTGGCGGACGAGACCTGCTCCGCCAACCGCATGCTCTACGACATGACCGCAGTGGACGAATGGCTGGTCAACGACATGGTCGACAGTTTGGCGGACAAATACCTCAAGCCCTGTACCTGCCCGATCTTCACCAACAACGACGACCGGCGCCGCCGCCTGGTGGAGCTGGCCCGGAGCTTCGCCGTCGATGGCGTGGTGTACCAGGCTTTCGCCGGTTGCCAGGTATATGAAATGGAGCAGAGAAGCGTGGCGGAAACACTCCGCAAAGAGGGCATTCCCATGCTTTACGTGGAAACCGACTACAGTCCGGACGACATGGGCCAGCTTTCGACCCGCATCGAGGCATTCCTGGAATCCATCAAGACCCGCAAGAGGCAGCGCGCATGA
- a CDS encoding 4Fe-4S binding protein, with translation MTPGKPRLQALRNAVNQVDFNRFRFWFQLVGFVLFVYGGYLAVDLGTRLPFFSCGYNQEGRAGVCFLLPLQHQLGRPWPMLFSAASIAILTGFVIFALWFIVLNKGWCGFVCPLGTIQDWITALRRRLGIRYSSYSRGQFEQLTRIKYILLLLMILIPLGVGGGIFSHDMSPPFCLICPARMILPMFTGDFSQFSIDFSSKTALAMTALGMAVTALFLVGSFVKKRFFCFLCPMSALHYLISKPALLKLKKNGDKCTRCGDCYTVCDMGIRAIADDIETKDIMTDDCTLCLKCVASCPEPGALKATFAGISIFESTETGFIKRCQKGIGLEQPKH, from the coding sequence ATGACGCCAGGTAAGCCCCGCCTGCAGGCGCTGCGTAACGCCGTCAATCAGGTCGATTTCAACCGCTTTCGTTTCTGGTTCCAGCTCGTCGGCTTTGTCCTCTTCGTCTATGGCGGCTATCTCGCCGTCGACCTGGGTACGCGCCTGCCGTTCTTTTCCTGCGGCTACAACCAGGAAGGCCGGGCTGGCGTATGCTTTCTGCTGCCGCTGCAACACCAGCTGGGACGCCCCTGGCCGATGCTGTTCAGCGCCGCCAGCATCGCCATACTCACCGGCTTTGTGATTTTCGCGCTGTGGTTCATCGTCCTCAACAAGGGCTGGTGCGGTTTCGTCTGCCCGCTCGGCACGATCCAGGACTGGATCACCGCCCTGCGCCGCCGCCTCGGCATCCGCTACTCCAGCTACAGCCGGGGACAGTTCGAACAGCTGACCAGGATCAAATACATCCTGCTCTTGCTGATGATCCTGATCCCTCTCGGCGTCGGCGGCGGCATCTTCTCCCACGACATGAGCCCGCCATTCTGCCTGATCTGTCCGGCACGCATGATCCTGCCGATGTTCACGGGCGACTTCTCCCAGTTCAGCATCGACTTCTCCAGCAAGACGGCGCTGGCCATGACCGCGCTGGGCATGGCCGTCACCGCGCTGTTCCTGGTCGGCTCCTTCGTCAAGAAGCGCTTCTTCTGCTTCCTTTGCCCGATGAGCGCGCTGCACTACCTGATCTCCAAGCCGGCCCTGCTCAAGCTGAAGAAGAACGGCGACAAGTGCACCCGCTGCGGCGATTGCTATACCGTCTGCGACATGGGTATCCGCGCCATTGCCGACGACATCGAAACCAAGGACATCATGACCGACGACTGCACCCTATGCCTGAAGTGTGTTGCTTCCTGCCCCGAGCCGGGCGCGCTCAAGGCCACCTTTGCCGGCATTTCCATCTTCGAATCCACCGAAACCGGTTTCATCAAACGCTGCCAGAAGGGAATCGGCCTTGAACAACCCAAACACTAA
- a CDS encoding TonB-dependent receptor: MVRKSQAAEERGVHRPMAIAIAVALGAFSSGGALADDNEVQLKEMKVSAESDKPVQERTELGKLTEYTPISGAVVDQQDIEHLQLVNNLLELGKRVPGISMVRNMRIPDGGKQYTENRVDGMRAIATNTSILDEVDMADIEQIEIITGPASALYGSGALGGTISVSTRQPPQDFRAKLSQEAGSWGFQRTQGNAGTSTADGRFGFIVSGSTMDNDGWRLSSAPAAKDAAAEHKDGQSLKTQFRPTDSTKITLGLSQLHYDYRWAGSLRMTKFDQDWRQVEAGTYGQAIDDYETYSARLQQLIGERGEFTLAHSQVSDDSTANGGAGSGGSNNVICDDASTAAAPIPVGKTVKCRAVNNNSPAMTNTLKKGTSTADTTTAMYRQEFDFAKSTLYVGADMYETTSDSATYNNVYNALQAQSGQWAQGSMTATGQGSVTRQKETTPFLHVEFSPVDKLRFHLGERFGKVTNTADDRTAANKDVEMTYKDNVLRSGVTYELDKSHLVWGNVGETFNPPATSTLLDSTTKGTAGNTIGAVLQPEQGLTKEIGFRGRFENIGLHYDIAVYHSSNKGFVVARDCTTAEAVALNLGAACKINENAGGLTAKGLESMFTWAATRWLDIGATYTNARAYYDSYKTITTDYSGNSYQAMPRQRLNLRIAVKPAPGWQVELEGDHISSYYVDTANSGSYSRPNLYSLRASYRSKDWSFWLHALNLTDQKYATRVGYSTIAGQSMLAASAGQGNSGSYTPLTLRAGVSYKF; this comes from the coding sequence ATGGTTCGCAAGTCTCAAGCCGCCGAAGAGCGTGGCGTTCACCGGCCAATGGCCATTGCTATTGCCGTAGCGCTCGGCGCTTTCAGTTCCGGTGGCGCCCTTGCCGACGACAACGAAGTCCAGCTGAAGGAGATGAAGGTTTCTGCAGAGTCCGACAAACCGGTTCAGGAACGCACCGAGTTGGGAAAGCTAACGGAATACACGCCTATCTCCGGAGCAGTAGTCGACCAGCAGGACATCGAGCACTTGCAACTGGTGAACAACCTGCTGGAACTCGGCAAACGGGTTCCCGGCATCAGCATGGTGCGCAATATGCGGATTCCGGATGGCGGCAAGCAATATACCGAAAACCGGGTCGACGGGATGCGCGCCATCGCGACGAATACCTCGATCCTCGACGAAGTCGACATGGCCGACATCGAGCAGATCGAGATCATTACCGGGCCGGCATCCGCGCTCTATGGCAGTGGTGCCCTGGGCGGCACGATCAGCGTGTCCACCCGCCAGCCGCCACAGGACTTCCGCGCCAAGTTATCGCAAGAAGCTGGCAGCTGGGGCTTCCAGCGCACGCAGGGAAATGCCGGCACATCGACGGCGGACGGCCGTTTCGGCTTCATCGTTAGCGGCAGCACCATGGACAACGACGGCTGGCGCTTGAGCAGCGCGCCCGCAGCGAAGGACGCAGCCGCCGAGCACAAGGACGGACAGTCCTTAAAGACACAGTTCCGCCCCACCGACAGCACCAAGATCACCCTTGGCCTCAGCCAGTTGCATTACGATTACCGCTGGGCAGGCAGCCTGCGTATGACCAAGTTCGACCAGGACTGGCGTCAAGTCGAGGCAGGCACTTACGGCCAGGCGATTGACGACTACGAGACCTACTCCGCGCGTTTGCAGCAACTGATCGGCGAACGCGGCGAGTTCACGCTTGCACACTCTCAGGTTAGCGACGACTCTACCGCCAATGGCGGCGCCGGCTCCGGTGGCTCCAACAACGTGATCTGCGACGATGCCAGCACCGCGGCAGCACCAATTCCGGTGGGCAAGACGGTGAAGTGCCGGGCAGTCAACAACAACAGCCCTGCCATGACGAATACACTCAAGAAAGGCACTAGCACGGCCGACACCACAACGGCGATGTACCGTCAGGAGTTCGATTTCGCCAAGTCGACCCTCTATGTCGGGGCCGACATGTACGAAACCACATCTGATTCGGCGACGTACAACAACGTCTATAACGCTCTCCAGGCCCAATCCGGACAATGGGCCCAAGGCAGCATGACCGCGACAGGGCAGGGGTCGGTGACCAGGCAAAAGGAAACCACGCCCTTCCTTCACGTCGAATTTTCGCCTGTGGACAAGCTGCGGTTCCATCTCGGCGAGCGCTTCGGCAAGGTCACCAACACGGCCGATGACCGAACCGCCGCCAACAAGGACGTGGAGATGACATACAAAGACAATGTCCTCAGGAGCGGCGTCACTTATGAACTCGACAAAAGCCACCTGGTATGGGGAAACGTCGGCGAAACATTCAACCCACCAGCCACCTCGACGCTCCTGGATTCGACAACGAAGGGAACCGCCGGCAATACCATCGGCGCGGTCTTGCAGCCAGAGCAAGGACTCACCAAGGAAATCGGTTTCCGCGGCCGCTTCGAGAACATCGGCCTGCACTATGACATTGCCGTGTACCACTCCTCCAACAAAGGATTCGTCGTCGCCCGCGACTGCACTACCGCCGAAGCCGTAGCATTGAATCTTGGCGCCGCCTGCAAAATCAACGAGAACGCCGGCGGGCTGACCGCCAAGGGGCTGGAGTCCATGTTTACCTGGGCGGCGACCCGCTGGCTGGATATCGGGGCCACCTATACCAATGCGCGCGCTTACTACGACAGTTACAAGACGATAACGACCGACTACAGCGGCAACTCCTACCAGGCGATGCCCAGGCAGCGGCTGAACCTGCGGATCGCGGTGAAACCGGCGCCCGGATGGCAAGTCGAGCTGGAAGGCGACCACATATCGAGCTACTACGTGGACACTGCCAATTCCGGCAGCTATTCACGGCCCAACCTTTACAGCCTGCGCGCCAGCTATCGCAGCAAGGACTGGTCATTCTGGTTGCATGCATTGAACCTCACCGACCAGAAATACGCGACCCGCGTCGGTTACTCGACCATCGCCGGGCAAAGCATGCTGGCTGCATCCGCCGGGCAGGGCAATAGCGGCAGCTACACGCCGCTGACTCTGCGCGCCGGCGTGTCTTACAAGTTCTGA
- a CDS encoding ExbD/TolR family protein, which yields MAFGSFESGGVTQPMAEINTTPLVDVMLVLLVIFIITAPLFHQAVPIDLPRVDSTRLDDKPVVVNLALDSQGNLFLDSAPTSREGVHARLAEMAPSQPELHLRAERTTPYEKVADILAVAQRAGVMKIAFVTEPNR from the coding sequence ATGGCCTTCGGTTCCTTTGAAAGCGGCGGCGTTACCCAGCCCATGGCCGAGATCAACACCACGCCGCTGGTGGACGTGATGCTGGTGCTGCTGGTCATTTTCATCATCACCGCGCCCCTGTTCCACCAGGCGGTGCCGATCGACCTGCCGCGCGTGGATTCGACCCGCCTCGACGACAAGCCCGTTGTCGTCAACCTGGCGCTGGACAGCCAAGGCAACCTGTTTCTCGACAGTGCGCCGACGAGCCGCGAGGGCGTCCATGCGCGCCTCGCCGAAATGGCGCCGTCTCAGCCGGAGCTTCATCTGCGCGCCGAGCGCACCACGCCCTATGAGAAGGTAGCCGACATCCTTGCCGTAGCGCAACGCGCCGGGGTGATGAAGATCGCTTTCGTCACCGAGCCCAACAGATAA
- a CDS encoding MotA/TolQ/ExbB proton channel family protein, with product MPSNLGLTHFWQQGDIVTHCVAILLLALSIASWSLTITRFFQQLRFNRAMDSVFASFWGAENIEAALKDIERYDRTGVFASLAQAGVQAAQAHQRHGERGIGAGVNLSETVTRALRSQIVRSQVGIEAGLTFLASVGATAPFIGLFGTVWGIYHALVALSGATQVVLDKVAGPVGEALIMTAAGLFVAIPAVLAFNALTRANRLIFAQLDGFAHDLHAYLTTGVHSPAVTGQAASARLAAVSVPVAA from the coding sequence ATGCCATCCAATCTCGGATTAACCCATTTCTGGCAACAGGGCGACATCGTAACCCACTGTGTTGCCATCCTGCTGCTGGCTCTGTCCATTGCCAGCTGGTCCTTGACCATCACCCGCTTCTTCCAGCAACTGCGCTTCAACCGCGCCATGGATAGTGTTTTCGCTTCATTCTGGGGGGCGGAAAACATCGAGGCCGCCCTCAAGGATATCGAGCGTTACGACCGGACCGGCGTGTTCGCGAGCCTGGCGCAGGCCGGCGTCCAGGCAGCGCAGGCCCACCAGCGCCATGGAGAACGCGGCATCGGCGCCGGCGTCAACCTCAGCGAAACCGTTACCCGCGCCCTGCGCAGCCAGATCGTCCGCTCCCAGGTCGGCATCGAAGCGGGGCTGACCTTCCTCGCCTCGGTCGGCGCCACCGCGCCTTTCATCGGGCTTTTCGGCACCGTGTGGGGGATATACCACGCCCTGGTCGCCTTGTCCGGTGCCACCCAGGTGGTACTCGACAAGGTGGCAGGCCCGGTGGGCGAAGCGCTGATCATGACGGCCGCCGGCCTGTTCGTCGCCATTCCCGCCGTGCTGGCCTTCAACGCGCTGACCCGCGCCAACCGCCTGATCTTCGCCCAACTCGACGGCTTCGCCCACGACCTGCATGCCTACCTGACCACCGGCGTGCACTCGCCGGCGGTCACCGGACAAGCCGCTTCGGCGCGCCTGGCCGCGGTCTCGGTTCCCGTCGCAGCCTAA
- a CDS encoding energy transducer TonB, with the protein MAGHIAVLGLLALAVPAERLAELAHPIAVRLIETEPEVPTPLPPPPPRPMPAKPTPVHVSPPVMALASPVESAASFTVPPQPQATAPDSVAAPTPEPAPTFTSARFDADYLDNPKPQYPHASRRLGEEGKVVLRVFVSSDGDAKRVEVKHSSGFLRLDQAAENAVVHWRFVPARRGEQAVAAWVAVPIEFSLKSES; encoded by the coding sequence GTGGCAGGACACATCGCTGTTCTCGGATTGCTTGCGCTTGCCGTGCCCGCCGAGCGGTTGGCCGAACTGGCTCACCCCATTGCCGTGCGCCTGATCGAGACAGAACCTGAAGTACCGACGCCGCTACCGCCGCCACCGCCCCGTCCCATGCCCGCCAAGCCGACACCCGTTCATGTTTCCCCGCCGGTTATGGCGCTGGCCAGCCCGGTCGAATCGGCGGCATCCTTCACTGTCCCGCCGCAACCGCAAGCAACTGCGCCGGACAGCGTTGCCGCCCCCACCCCCGAACCGGCGCCCACCTTTACTTCCGCGCGTTTCGACGCCGACTATCTGGACAATCCAAAACCGCAGTATCCCCATGCATCCCGCCGCCTCGGCGAGGAAGGGAAAGTGGTATTGCGCGTCTTTGTCAGTTCGGATGGCGATGCGAAGCGGGTGGAAGTGAAGCACTCCAGCGGTTTCCTGCGTCTCGACCAGGCTGCCGAAAATGCCGTTGTCCACTGGCGCTTCGTGCCGGCAAGGCGCGGCGAGCAAGCTGTGGCCGCCTGGGTTGCAGTGCCCATCGAATTCAGTTTGAAAAGTGAAAGTTGA
- a CDS encoding tetratricopeptide repeat protein, translating into MIQFAAPRFAAALCAPLFLAFALNAAAGPKEVEKEFERGAMAHRMQDYKTAYGIWLALAEKGQVDAQYNVARMLLNGDGAAQNPAKAAAWFRKAADQGDRDSRHILATMYLRGEGVVASETEANRLFAQNRQQHHAHHDHEQWQKWQRQLAEMNQETQARLASR; encoded by the coding sequence ATGATTCAATTCGCCGCACCCCGATTCGCAGCCGCACTGTGCGCACCCCTGTTCCTCGCCTTCGCGCTCAACGCGGCTGCCGGCCCCAAAGAGGTGGAAAAGGAGTTCGAGCGCGGCGCCATGGCGCACCGGATGCAGGATTACAAAACCGCTTATGGCATCTGGCTGGCCCTGGCGGAAAAAGGCCAGGTGGACGCCCAGTACAATGTGGCCCGCATGCTCCTGAACGGCGACGGAGCCGCGCAGAACCCCGCTAAAGCCGCCGCATGGTTCCGCAAGGCGGCCGATCAGGGCGACCGGGATTCGCGCCACATCCTCGCCACGATGTACCTGCGCGGCGAAGGCGTCGTCGCCAGCGAAACCGAGGCCAACCGCCTGTTCGCCCAGAACCGGCAACAGCATCATGCTCACCACGACCACGAACAGTGGCAGAAGTGGCAGCGCCAACTGGCCGAGATGAACCAGGAAACACAAGCGCGTTTAGCTTCCCGATAA
- the cydX gene encoding cytochrome bd-I oxidase subunit CydX: protein MWYFTWVLGLGFAVLFAVINVLWLESREAQEQEKH, encoded by the coding sequence ATGTGGTATTTCACTTGGGTTCTGGGCTTGGGCTTTGCTGTACTTTTCGCCGTGATCAACGTCTTGTGGCTCGAATCAAGGGAGGCTCAGGAGCAGGAAAAACACTGA